A single genomic interval of Camelina sativa cultivar DH55 chromosome 11, Cs, whole genome shotgun sequence harbors:
- the LOC104725026 gene encoding zinc finger protein NUTCRACKER-like, whose protein sequence is MGTLIPPLQPFVPLPQTNQNHHHQHFQPPPASSSSLSLWMGQDMAPPQPQPQDYDWVFGNAKAAASECIDNNNNHDELITQTANASSTTTTTLSVPSLFSNDQSQNANVNANANMSATALLQKAAEIGASSMTTAATNDPSTYLHSFPLKSSDQTTTYDAGEKFFALFGSNNNIGLMSHSLDQETENARNDVTVASAMDELQNNPWKRRRVDGGGEGGGGQTRDFLGVGVQTLCHPSSINGWI, encoded by the coding sequence ATGGGAACACTAATCCCACCGCTTCAACCATTTGTACCTCTACcgcaaacaaatcaaaaccatcatcatcaacattttcAGCCGCCACCTGCGTCGTCCTCATCCCTCTCCCTATGGATGGGACAAGACATGGCGCCGCCTCAACCGCAACCGCAAGACTACGACTGGGTTTTTGGAAACGCTAAGGCGGCAGCGTCTGAGTGCATTGATAACAACAATAATCACGATGAGCTCATTACACAAACCGCAAACGCAAGTTCGaccactactactactctctCTGTCCCTTCTTTGTTCAGCAACGACCAATCTCAAAACGCAAACGTAAATGCAAACGCGAACATGTCGGCAACAGCGTTACTACAGAAAGCAGCTGAAATTGGCGCCTCTTCGATGACAACGGCGGCTACCAACGATCCTTCAACGTATCTTCATAGTTTCCCGCTTAAATCTTCAGATCAGACCACCACTTACGACGCCGGCGAAAAGTTCTTTGCGTTGTTCGGATCTAACAACAACATTGGACTAATGAGTCATAGTCTTGATCAGGAGACTGAGAACGCTAGAAATGACGTTACGGTTGCGTCTGCAATGGATGAGTTACAGAACAACCCCTGGAAACGTAGAAGGGTTGATGGAGGAGgggaaggaggaggagggcAAACTCGGGACTTCCTTGGGGTGGGTGTACAAACATTGTGCCATCCGTCGTCTATCAATGGTTGGATTTGA